Proteins found in one Paenibacillus sp. FSL R10-2782 genomic segment:
- a CDS encoding MBL fold metallo-hydrolase translates to MNIGTQILILEVPMESFFGKTTIYPVLLKDEDGLTLIDTGMLGQLEPLRKAIADVGEDISHLKRIILTHQDIDHIGNVHALLDLLPNTALLAHKDDIPYMTGDRPFVKLTPERINQMDTVLKEQAEDMIHRLPDLRFAHALEDGEHLPYGGGIQIIHTPGHTPGHISLYAPAQKLLLAADELRVVEGELVGPAESATPDMPLALESLGKLTVLEVEKVLCYHGGFYDQNVQARLQTLSQE, encoded by the coding sequence ATGAATATTGGAACCCAAATTTTGATTTTGGAAGTACCTATGGAATCCTTCTTTGGAAAGACGACGATTTATCCTGTACTGCTTAAGGATGAAGACGGGCTTACACTCATTGACACGGGGATGCTAGGCCAGTTGGAACCATTGCGCAAGGCTATTGCAGATGTGGGAGAGGATATCAGCCACCTAAAGCGAATTATTTTAACGCATCAGGACATTGATCATATCGGAAATGTTCATGCACTACTGGACTTGCTGCCGAATACCGCTCTATTGGCTCATAAGGATGATATTCCTTATATGACAGGGGATCGGCCGTTTGTGAAGCTGACACCGGAACGAATCAATCAGATGGATACTGTACTCAAGGAGCAAGCAGAGGATATGATTCACCGCCTGCCGGACTTGCGCTTTGCCCATGCCCTTGAAGACGGTGAGCATCTTCCTTACGGTGGGGGAATACAGATTATCCATACACCTGGTCACACGCCGGGGCATATCAGCTTGTATGCGCCTGCGCAAAAGCTGCTTTTGGCGGCGGACGAGCTACGTGTAGTTGAAGGCGAACTGGTCGGCCCTGCTGAGTCGGCTACACCGGATATGCCACTGGCCTTGGAAAGCCTCGGTAAACTGACTGTATTGGAAGTCGAGAAGGTGCTGTGCTACCATGGGGGTTTTTATGATCAGAATGTACAGGCACGTCTACAGACATTAAGTCAGGAATGA
- a CDS encoding N-acetyltransferase family protein: MNRCQSFSIEFARREDLPAIVGIYNSTIAGRMATADLEPVTVESRIPWFEAHQEDHRPLWVLRHKETIAGWASLQSFYGRPAYNGTAEISIYVHEDSRGTGAGSRMVQHVLNECSGLGITTLLGFVFGHNKPSIALLRKFGFEQWGYYPRVAVLDSIERDLAILGKRVDVEDK; encoded by the coding sequence ATGAATAGGTGCCAATCTTTTTCCATTGAATTTGCGCGCAGGGAGGATCTTCCGGCTATTGTGGGCATTTATAATTCCACCATTGCAGGACGAATGGCAACGGCAGATTTGGAGCCCGTGACAGTGGAGAGCCGTATCCCATGGTTTGAGGCTCATCAAGAAGACCATCGACCTTTGTGGGTTCTGAGACATAAAGAGACGATTGCAGGGTGGGCCAGCCTTCAGTCTTTTTACGGACGTCCAGCTTATAACGGTACGGCGGAAATCAGTATTTATGTCCATGAAGACTCTCGTGGAACTGGAGCAGGAAGCCGTATGGTGCAGCATGTACTGAATGAATGCTCTGGGCTTGGAATTACGACGCTGTTGGGGTTTGTATTCGGTCACAACAAGCCGAGTATCGCCTTGCTGCGGAAATTCGGTTTTGAACAATGGGGTTATTATCCGCGTGTTGCGGTGCTGGACAGCATAGAGCGGGATCTGGCTATTCTGGGTAAACGAGTGGATGTTGAGGATAAATAG
- a CDS encoding threonine/serine exporter family protein, with product MLAQLFTSFIATAAFGILFHAPRHSLLQCGFVGMLGWLVYYWTSDSMGPVSASLLATVLIGIISQSLARLYKMPVIIFSVAGMIPLVPGGMAYNAMRQFVQHNYPQALELAMSTLMIAGAIAVGLVLSEVLNQIFRNIRFKSHR from the coding sequence ATGCTTGCACAATTATTCACAAGCTTTATTGCTACCGCTGCATTCGGCATTCTTTTCCACGCTCCCCGACATTCACTGTTACAATGTGGCTTCGTCGGCATGTTGGGCTGGCTCGTCTATTATTGGACATCAGACAGCATGGGACCCGTGAGCGCCAGCCTGTTGGCAACGGTTCTAATCGGAATCATCAGCCAGAGTTTGGCCAGACTGTACAAAATGCCTGTTATTATTTTCAGCGTGGCTGGCATGATTCCGCTCGTCCCGGGGGGAATGGCCTACAATGCGATGCGACAGTTTGTACAACATAATTATCCTCAGGCGCTGGAGCTGGCTATGAGCACACTCATGATCGCAGGTGCCATTGCTGTCGGCTTGGTACTGTCCGAGGTGCTCAATCAGATTTTTCGCAACATACGTTTTAAATCTCACCGTTGA
- a CDS encoding threonine/serine exporter family protein, with translation MNNHSHPTPEIIEVCLLAGKLMMQNGAETYRVEDTMSRIALAYGISQSHSYVTPTGIFFAINDSEPAKLIRIVERTTDLHKVVEVNAISRKISRGDLAPRAAVTELSKIERGPLRYSNRVQLMAAALASGCFMIMFGGVWRDFPAAVLCGGAGFAAVQYFHRLVKVKFFSEFSASFLIGMLAALLTVAGWGQMMDKIIIGSVMPLVPGLLITNAIRDLMAGHLVSGISKGADACLTSFGIGAGVAVIISYM, from the coding sequence ATGAATAATCATTCCCATCCTACCCCTGAGATCATCGAGGTTTGTCTGCTGGCTGGCAAGCTCATGATGCAAAATGGAGCCGAAACCTATCGTGTCGAAGATACGATGTCCCGCATTGCCTTAGCCTACGGCATATCCCAGTCCCATAGCTATGTGACACCGACCGGGATTTTTTTTGCCATTAACGACTCGGAGCCCGCCAAGCTGATCCGGATTGTGGAGCGGACCACCGATTTGCACAAGGTAGTAGAGGTTAACGCGATTTCACGTAAAATAAGTCGGGGTGACCTGGCACCCCGCGCAGCAGTTACGGAGCTGTCCAAGATTGAACGTGGTCCTCTCCGCTATTCCAATCGCGTGCAGCTGATGGCTGCGGCATTGGCGAGCGGCTGCTTTATGATTATGTTTGGCGGGGTCTGGCGAGACTTCCCTGCAGCCGTTCTCTGTGGCGGGGCTGGCTTCGCGGCTGTGCAATATTTTCACAGACTCGTTAAAGTTAAGTTTTTCTCGGAGTTTTCTGCATCCTTTTTAATCGGCATGCTGGCGGCCTTACTGACAGTTGCAGGCTGGGGCCAGATGATGGACAAAATCATTATTGGCTCCGTTATGCCATTGGTGCCAGGCTTATTAATTACTAATGCCATTCGGGATCTGATGGCCGGGCACCTCGTTTCGGGCATATCCAAGGGTGCTGACGCTTGCTTGACGTCCTTTGGCATTGGAGCTGGCGTTGCGGTTATCATTTCGTATATGTGA
- a CDS encoding HAD family hydrolase — protein MNLHKKAVFFDVDDTMYDHLHPTRDALRTVLGLSERFPYEEAYHRIRYYSDVLSAKGGLLEGKAGQDELEDMREGRFVLALQEFGVNITREQAVDIQKEYLDRQYRIEPFEGATLLMDELNSAGYLVGLITNGLEDHLLGIPLCT, from the coding sequence ATGAACTTGCACAAGAAGGCCGTATTTTTTGATGTGGATGATACAATGTACGATCATTTGCACCCTACTCGCGATGCTTTGCGTACAGTATTAGGTTTGAGTGAGCGTTTTCCTTATGAAGAGGCCTATCATCGTATTCGCTATTACAGTGATGTGTTATCAGCAAAAGGAGGACTATTGGAGGGTAAAGCGGGGCAGGATGAGCTGGAGGATATGAGGGAAGGTCGTTTTGTTCTAGCTTTACAGGAATTTGGGGTGAATATTACCCGTGAGCAGGCAGTGGATATCCAAAAAGAGTACCTGGATCGCCAGTATCGGATTGAGCCTTTCGAGGGAGCTACATTATTAATGGACGAGTTGAACTCGGCTGGATATTTGGTTGGCTTGATTACGAATGGTCTCGAAGATCATCTTCTTGGCATTCCCCTATGTACCTAA
- a CDS encoding MATE family efflux transporter, whose amino-acid sequence MDAENLHYFEKAPIAKAVAHFAVPMMLGTSMSVIYSILNAYFLGTLNNTAMLTALALTLPLFAIIMALGNLIGMGSGTFISRLLGEKKYDDVKHVSSFAFYSSLVLSLFLIAVGLPLIDPIVNGLGATPDSFVFTKDYVTIMLMGSPFVVLFFTLENIVRSEGAALTSMIGMILSVVVNIILDALVIFVFHWGIIGVASATVISNLVASAFYAFHMGYKSQFLTVSIKWFKATKDILSNVFKIGVPIFIMSIFLGAMSLIFNHFLIEYGDQAVAAYGISSRLLQFPEFILMGLCEGVVPLIAFSFTANKLRMKHTIGFTIKAIVALAVVFGLVVYLISDNLIGLFTNDPQLIEMGSYILHVTFLSLFITGMTTLFTGIFQATAQGTAAFIMSVIQGITLIPVLFISNRMNGFHGVVWSLVIADVVAFLVGAIMLYVLRNKLQPELDSLVQ is encoded by the coding sequence ATGGATGCAGAAAACCTCCATTATTTTGAAAAAGCACCGATCGCTAAAGCCGTAGCTCACTTCGCTGTACCTATGATGCTAGGTACGTCAATGAGTGTCATCTATTCCATCTTGAATGCCTATTTCCTTGGCACTCTCAACAATACCGCCATGTTAACCGCACTAGCACTAACCTTGCCGTTATTCGCGATCATAATGGCGTTAGGCAACTTGATTGGCATGGGCAGCGGTACCTTCATCTCACGTTTGCTGGGAGAGAAAAAATATGATGATGTAAAGCATGTGTCTTCATTCGCCTTTTACAGCAGTTTAGTTCTCAGTCTTTTCTTAATTGCCGTAGGGCTCCCGTTGATCGATCCAATCGTCAATGGCCTGGGGGCAACGCCTGACTCCTTCGTCTTCACGAAGGACTATGTCACAATTATGCTTATGGGTTCACCATTCGTCGTATTATTTTTCACGCTGGAGAATATCGTGCGTTCGGAGGGTGCGGCTCTCACGTCGATGATCGGTATGATTCTGAGTGTTGTCGTGAATATTATTCTCGATGCGCTGGTCATCTTCGTTTTCCATTGGGGCATAATCGGCGTTGCGTCTGCTACGGTCATTTCTAACTTGGTCGCGAGTGCATTCTACGCCTTCCATATGGGATATAAGAGCCAATTCTTAACTGTCTCTATAAAATGGTTTAAGGCTACCAAGGACATTCTAAGCAATGTATTCAAAATCGGAGTTCCAATCTTTATTATGAGTATCTTTTTGGGTGCAATGTCACTCATCTTCAACCATTTTCTTATCGAATATGGAGATCAGGCCGTAGCGGCTTACGGAATATCATCACGTTTATTGCAATTTCCTGAATTTATTCTGATGGGCTTATGCGAGGGAGTCGTGCCCCTCATTGCCTTCTCTTTTACAGCGAATAAATTACGCATGAAGCATACCATTGGATTCACGATCAAAGCGATCGTAGCGTTAGCCGTCGTGTTCGGATTGGTCGTCTATCTGATTTCCGACAACTTAATTGGTTTATTTACGAATGACCCGCAATTAATTGAAATGGGGAGCTACATTTTGCATGTGACGTTCTTATCCTTGTTCATTACAGGAATGACCACGTTGTTTACGGGAATCTTCCAGGCAACGGCGCAAGGAACCGCCGCGTTTATTATGTCTGTTATTCAAGGAATTACCCTGATTCCTGTGTTGTTTATTTCCAATCGTATGAATGGCTTCCACGGAGTGGTCTGGTCACTTGTTATTGCGGATGTCGTCGCGTTCCTTGTTGGGGCTATCATGCTGTATGTTCTGAGGAATAAATTGCAGCCGGAATTGGATAGTTTAGTACAGTAG
- a CDS encoding TetR/AcrR family transcriptional regulator — MKKQQPQISENKILEASWELLGEQGIEKFSLRRLADRLGIQAPSLYWYFKSKQNLYQRLANQVSKIILEEFHSEGDWKEQLTGLAGTVRSVLSRYPCSTQLMMMTLPHEPDIIRFTNRMMLCVEWTPLEQEQKMQVITTFVNYVYFFVLDAYQHERNVSAILKDQGAEALPGEEMIRLLDSMSETEAGLFRRMFTNGLFELMGTDRAFEFGLKLILLGIEQVIKEQEK; from the coding sequence ATGAAAAAGCAGCAGCCTCAGATTTCGGAGAATAAGATTTTGGAAGCCTCGTGGGAGCTTCTGGGGGAGCAGGGGATCGAGAAATTCAGCTTGAGACGATTGGCCGACCGGCTGGGGATTCAGGCTCCCTCTCTGTACTGGTACTTCAAGAGCAAGCAGAATCTCTACCAGCGTCTGGCCAACCAGGTATCGAAAATCATTCTGGAGGAGTTTCACTCCGAGGGAGACTGGAAGGAACAACTGACAGGGCTTGCGGGAACGGTACGGAGCGTGCTCAGCCGGTATCCCTGCTCCACGCAGCTCATGATGATGACGCTACCCCATGAACCGGACATCATCCGGTTTACCAACCGGATGATGCTCTGCGTGGAATGGACGCCGCTTGAGCAAGAGCAGAAAATGCAAGTCATTACTACGTTTGTCAACTATGTCTACTTCTTCGTTCTGGACGCTTATCAGCATGAGCGCAATGTCTCCGCTATCCTTAAGGACCAGGGAGCAGAAGCGCTTCCGGGCGAGGAGATGATCCGCCTTCTGGACTCTATGAGCGAGACGGAAGCGGGACTGTTCCGGAGGATGTTCACGAACGGGCTGTTCGAGCTGATGGGGACCGACAGGGCGTTCGAGTTCGGCTTGAAGCTGATTCTGTTGGGGATTGAGCAGGTGATAAAGGAGCAGGAGAAGTAG
- a CDS encoding serine/threonine protein kinase, whose protein sequence is MVEQWRQADEIISQVTVYSTEDNDPVTIKTVSHDVRCIGIGTDAAVFTLDTLPGYAFKVYSDMAIEKKDAEADVYERLRGSDFFPHYYGKGDKYIVISYESGITLLDCLLQGIPVPEQVILDVEEAREFVRSKGLNPRDIHLKNVLMQDGRAKVLDVSEYVKEGYDKRWEHLVWAYHTFYSGISEVKVPSWILDTIKKWYYKLDNSSFNLEEFAQRVSQLFSKWKS, encoded by the coding sequence ATGGTTGAACAATGGAGGCAGGCAGACGAAATTATAAGTCAAGTGACTGTTTACAGTACGGAGGATAATGATCCGGTAACAATTAAAACAGTCTCCCATGACGTCCGTTGTATTGGCATCGGGACGGATGCGGCCGTATTTACGCTCGATACGTTGCCCGGCTACGCGTTCAAGGTGTACTCAGACATGGCGATCGAGAAAAAGGATGCGGAGGCCGATGTATACGAGCGTTTGCGGGGCTCTGATTTTTTTCCACATTATTACGGGAAAGGTGACAAGTATATTGTCATAAGCTATGAATCAGGTATTACGCTGCTGGATTGTCTGCTGCAAGGCATTCCTGTGCCGGAGCAGGTCATTCTGGACGTGGAAGAGGCGAGGGAGTTTGTCCGATCCAAGGGGCTGAACCCTCGTGATATTCATCTCAAAAATGTACTGATGCAAGATGGACGCGCCAAGGTATTGGACGTATCCGAATACGTGAAGGAGGGCTATGACAAGCGCTGGGAGCATCTGGTGTGGGCGTATCATACGTTTTACTCAGGTATCTCGGAGGTTAAAGTTCCGTCATGGATTCTGGATACGATTAAAAAATGGTACTACAAGCTGGACAACTCCAGCTTTAATCTGGAGGAGTTCGCCCAACGCGTCAGCCAGTTATTTTCCAAATGGAAGTCATAG
- a CDS encoding NAD-dependent malic enzyme — MQGGIGGKNIILRLEISTEHIQFGQLITLVNEHGGDVIAIDVIRTSEKVTVRDITVTVADPAEIDRMIAQIKKVQGVKILSISDRTFLLHLGGKIEMQPKVPIQNRDDLSRVYTPDVARVCMAIHEEPDKAFRLTIKRNTVAVVSDGSAVLGLGNIGPYAAMPVMEGKAMLFKQLGSVDAFPICLDTQDTEEIIKAIKQIAPAFGGINLEDISSPRCFEIEQRLRQELDIPVFHDDQHGTAVVLYAGLINALKVVGKALSEVKIVVCGIGAAGVACTKILLSAGAVNIIGVDRHGAITADETYDHPVWNWYAQHTNPERLSGTLSEVLKGADVFIGLSAGGLLQREDVKRMNEAPVLFTMANPVPEIAPEDIEDIAGVIATGRSDYPNQINNVLCFPGIFRAALDCRAREINEEMKLAAAEAIASTIRPEELNKLYIIPGVFNENAVQRVREKVIQAAIESGTARRVPRDFR; from the coding sequence ATGCAAGGCGGTATTGGCGGTAAAAATATCATTTTACGACTGGAAATTTCCACTGAGCACATCCAATTTGGTCAATTGATTACGCTGGTCAACGAACATGGCGGGGATGTTATTGCAATTGACGTCATTCGCACCTCTGAAAAGGTCACCGTGCGGGATATTACGGTTACCGTTGCTGATCCGGCCGAAATCGACCGAATGATTGCCCAGATTAAAAAAGTGCAAGGCGTGAAGATACTGTCCATCTCTGACCGGACATTTCTGCTGCACCTTGGAGGTAAAATTGAAATGCAGCCCAAGGTTCCGATTCAGAATCGCGACGACTTGTCCCGGGTGTACACTCCAGATGTAGCACGTGTGTGTATGGCGATTCATGAAGAGCCGGACAAAGCCTTCCGTTTGACGATCAAACGTAACACGGTTGCAGTCGTCTCGGACGGAAGCGCTGTCCTCGGCTTGGGCAATATTGGCCCCTACGCGGCTATGCCGGTCATGGAAGGCAAAGCAATGCTCTTCAAGCAGCTTGGGTCTGTCGATGCTTTCCCGATTTGTCTGGACACACAGGACACTGAGGAAATCATCAAGGCGATCAAGCAAATCGCTCCAGCTTTCGGCGGTATTAATCTGGAGGATATTTCATCGCCCCGCTGCTTTGAAATTGAGCAACGGCTACGTCAGGAACTAGACATTCCTGTTTTTCATGATGACCAGCATGGCACCGCTGTTGTGTTGTATGCAGGACTGATCAACGCTCTTAAAGTCGTCGGCAAAGCACTGTCCGAGGTCAAAATCGTGGTCTGCGGCATCGGAGCTGCGGGAGTAGCCTGCACTAAAATTTTGCTGTCTGCGGGTGCCGTTAACATCATTGGTGTAGATCGCCACGGAGCCATTACAGCTGATGAAACATACGATCATCCGGTGTGGAACTGGTACGCACAGCATACCAACCCCGAACGGTTGTCAGGCACGCTGTCCGAGGTTCTGAAAGGCGCTGACGTGTTTATCGGTCTATCGGCAGGCGGACTACTCCAGCGGGAAGACGTAAAACGCATGAACGAGGCCCCCGTGCTGTTCACCATGGCTAACCCGGTTCCCGAAATTGCACCCGAGGATATCGAAGACATCGCAGGTGTCATTGCCACCGGACGTTCAGACTACCCTAACCAGATCAACAACGTGCTTTGCTTTCCCGGCATATTCCGTGCGGCGCTCGACTGTCGCGCCCGTGAAATTAACGAGGAGATGAAGCTTGCGGCAGCCGAAGCCATTGCGAGTACGATCCGTCCCGAAGAATTAAACAAGCTGTATATCATTCCCGGCGTATTTAACGAGAATGCCGTTCAGCGGGTGCGTGAGAAGGTCATTCAGGCTGCGATTGAGAGCGGAACCGCCAGAAGAGTACCTCGCGATTTCAGGTAA
- a CDS encoding RluA family pseudouridine synthase produces MNNRKPNRKNHTKSTPNTGNSRRSHKPAGKSGSHRPDARGKAGVFDKTAAREHGKPEKNVAKTYIVQEPAELLNFLVEHVSGMGRNSIKSALARGQVSVNGIPRTVYNFPLEQGQTVALSKEKITPEVPLTGLRILHEDEAIIVIHKDAGLLSVASAQEQEVTAYRQLTAHVRREHPYNRIFVLHRLDRDTSGVMMFAKSEAIQQEMQQAWKEVVYERTYIALVEGQVKKAAGTITSWLKESKTLKMYSSPYPNDGQHAVTHYKLLQANRHFSLLEVRLETGRKNQIRVHMEDIGHPIVGDKKYGSKAKSIGRLGLHARVLSFIHPVTGVLLRFESDIPKTFLNPFRE; encoded by the coding sequence ATGAACAATCGTAAACCCAATCGAAAAAATCATACAAAATCCACGCCAAACACAGGCAACTCCAGACGCAGCCACAAACCCGCCGGAAAATCCGGCTCACATAGACCCGATGCACGGGGCAAAGCGGGGGTTTTTGATAAAACTGCTGCCCGAGAGCACGGTAAACCAGAAAAAAACGTTGCAAAAACTTACATCGTGCAGGAGCCTGCCGAGCTGTTGAATTTTTTGGTAGAGCATGTGTCTGGCATGGGCCGCAATTCCATTAAATCAGCGCTGGCCCGTGGACAGGTGTCCGTGAACGGCATTCCTCGGACTGTGTACAATTTTCCGCTTGAGCAGGGTCAGACTGTAGCGCTCTCCAAGGAAAAAATCACTCCCGAGGTGCCGCTGACCGGGCTGCGTATTTTGCATGAGGATGAAGCCATTATTGTTATCCACAAGGATGCCGGGCTGCTGTCCGTCGCCTCTGCGCAGGAACAGGAAGTAACAGCATATCGTCAGCTTACGGCACATGTGCGACGAGAACATCCATACAATCGTATTTTTGTGCTGCATCGTCTGGATCGTGATACATCCGGAGTTATGATGTTTGCGAAAAGCGAAGCCATACAGCAGGAAATGCAACAAGCGTGGAAGGAAGTCGTGTATGAACGAACGTACATTGCTCTTGTAGAAGGACAGGTTAAAAAAGCTGCGGGTACCATCACCTCATGGCTGAAAGAAAGCAAGACGCTGAAAATGTATTCCAGCCCGTATCCGAATGACGGACAGCACGCGGTTACTCATTACAAGCTGCTTCAGGCCAATCGGCATTTTTCTTTGCTGGAAGTACGTTTGGAAACCGGACGCAAGAACCAAATCCGCGTTCATATGGAGGATATCGGCCATCCGATTGTGGGAGATAAAAAATACGGCTCCAAAGCCAAATCTATCGGTCGCCTTGGTCTCCATGCGCGGGTGTTGTCGTTTATTCATCCCGTCACTGGAGTATTGCTGCGGTTTGAATCCGACATTCCTAAAACCTTTCTAAATCCGTTTCGGGAGTAG
- the recQ gene encoding DNA helicase RecQ: MSVQAPTLERAQDLLQKFYGYPDFREGQKKIVASMLEGNDTLGIMPTGGGKSICYQIPALLHDGLTIVVSPLISLMKDQVDALTTMGIAAAYINSTLSGREVNDRIRAARNGDLKLLYVAPERLELDWFRDEMAQLPISCVAVDEAHCVSQWGHDFRTSYLAVAPFVDGLYERPIVAAFTATATPQVMDDIVRLLRLREPETFVTGLGRPNLAFSVLRGEDKRSFLLNYAREHDGESGIIYAATRKDVDDLYQRLRAAGMAAGRYHAGMTDQERADSQEGFLYDDIRVIVATNAFGMGIDKSNVRYVIHYNMPKNMEAYVQEAGRAGRDGDPSQCILLFGPQDIVTQKFLIEQNPQDEDRKRNDYRKLQQMVDYCYTTRCLRTAQLEYFGEAEEHEACGTCSSCTDERELVDMTIDAQKIFSCIHRMRERFGVSMVASVLKGSRNKKVLQYGFDSLPTYGVMGNRTEKEISEIINVLVSEGYLLLSEGQYPVVRLQQPAAEVLKGQREVMQRVVRHATAFAGGTGSRGRQGRDAYPAAVNETVFEQLRLIRRDLAAQEHVPSYIIFNDATLREMSVANPQSEADMLRIKGVGEVKFRKYGKLFLDFFQNQGNAGGTVSEDEIYADDVYEDFE, from the coding sequence ATGAGTGTACAAGCACCAACATTGGAACGGGCGCAGGATTTACTGCAAAAATTTTATGGCTATCCCGATTTCCGGGAGGGTCAAAAGAAAATTGTCGCCAGTATGCTGGAGGGCAACGATACGTTAGGTATTATGCCAACAGGTGGAGGTAAATCCATATGCTACCAAATTCCTGCACTGCTGCATGATGGGCTGACGATTGTTGTGTCACCGCTGATCTCACTGATGAAGGATCAGGTGGATGCGCTGACCACGATGGGAATTGCGGCTGCCTATATCAATAGTACGCTGAGTGGCCGAGAAGTGAACGACCGCATACGTGCCGCACGGAATGGAGATTTGAAGCTGCTATATGTTGCACCGGAGCGGCTGGAGCTGGACTGGTTCCGCGATGAGATGGCGCAGCTACCGATTTCCTGCGTTGCGGTTGACGAGGCGCACTGTGTATCCCAGTGGGGACATGACTTTCGCACCAGCTATTTGGCGGTGGCTCCTTTTGTGGACGGGCTATACGAGCGCCCGATTGTAGCGGCATTCACGGCAACGGCGACACCGCAGGTCATGGACGACATCGTGCGGCTGCTTCGCTTGCGTGAGCCGGAGACATTCGTCACGGGACTGGGACGTCCGAATTTGGCGTTCAGCGTGCTGCGTGGGGAGGATAAGCGCAGCTTTCTGCTGAATTATGCGCGTGAGCATGACGGCGAATCGGGCATTATTTATGCGGCGACACGCAAGGACGTGGACGATCTGTACCAACGGCTGCGGGCTGCGGGAATGGCGGCTGGGCGTTATCATGCCGGGATGACCGATCAGGAACGGGCAGACAGCCAGGAGGGCTTCCTGTACGACGATATTCGTGTCATTGTAGCGACCAACGCCTTCGGCATGGGAATCGACAAATCGAACGTGCGCTACGTCATTCACTACAATATGCCTAAAAATATGGAGGCTTACGTACAAGAGGCGGGACGCGCAGGACGTGACGGCGATCCGAGTCAATGTATTTTGCTGTTCGGACCGCAGGATATTGTGACCCAGAAATTCCTGATCGAGCAAAATCCGCAGGATGAGGACCGCAAGCGCAACGACTATCGTAAGCTCCAGCAGATGGTTGATTATTGCTACACGACTCGCTGCTTGCGTACGGCGCAGCTTGAGTATTTTGGTGAGGCAGAGGAGCATGAAGCTTGCGGCACATGCAGCTCATGTACAGATGAACGGGAACTGGTAGACATGACCATTGATGCGCAAAAGATTTTTTCGTGTATTCATCGCATGCGGGAACGTTTTGGTGTTTCGATGGTAGCCTCGGTATTGAAAGGCTCGCGTAACAAAAAAGTGCTACAGTATGGCTTTGACAGCCTGCCAACCTATGGTGTAATGGGCAATCGGACGGAAAAAGAAATTTCTGAAATTATTAACGTCCTTGTATCGGAAGGCTATCTGCTGCTGTCTGAGGGACAATATCCGGTTGTCCGTTTGCAGCAGCCTGCGGCTGAAGTGCTGAAGGGCCAGCGCGAAGTCATGCAGCGTGTGGTGCGACATGCCACAGCTTTTGCAGGTGGGACAGGCTCACGTGGACGACAGGGACGCGATGCGTACCCAGCGGCAGTCAACGAAACGGTGTTCGAGCAACTGCGCCTGATTCGCCGCGATTTGGCTGCGCAGGAGCATGTACCGTCCTATATCATTTTTAACGATGCCACGCTGCGTGAGATGAGTGTAGCGAACCCGCAATCCGAGGCGGACATGCTGCGGATCAAGGGTGTTGGTGAAGTGAAGTTCCGCAAGTACGGCAAGCTGTTCCTTGATTTTTTTCAAAATCAGGGGAATGCCGGGGGAACGGTGAGTGAAGATGAGATTTATGCGGACGATGTGTACGAGGATTTTGAATAG